A DNA window from Helianthus annuus cultivar XRQ/B chromosome 15, HanXRQr2.0-SUNRISE, whole genome shotgun sequence contains the following coding sequences:
- the LOC110914562 gene encoding uncharacterized protein LOC110914562, producing MIATAIGEPKLLDSYTTSMCMDTWGRSSYARALIEISAESDLKDEIVIAVPELEGEGFIKEKLRVEYEWSPLWCAHCKVYGHSDDSCPRQVMKTPTEPAKTQNKQEGNKSRYPVKQPVVDKEGFRDVDRKKAARKLGFPVNKQKQKFEYRPIGSKSQGGASTSGQSSSVKTHNPFDVLGDQDNNVGKTGEAKHDQQDSEEEEVIESYNETNAFMTSGSFPVSSKAGASTSSTKFSNG from the coding sequence ATGATTGCTACGGCTATCGGTGAACCGAAGCTTTTGGACTCGTACACCACGTCAATGTGCATGGATACTTGGGGTAGAAGCAGTTATGCTCGAGCTCTTATAGAAATCTCAGCTGAATCTGACCTTAAAGATGAGATAGTTATAGCGGTTCCAGAGTTGGAGGGTGAAGGTTTCATCAAAGAAAAACTGAGGGTGGAATACGAATGGAGTCCTCTTTGGTGTGCCCATTGTAAAGTATATGGCCATTCAGATGACTCTTGCCCAAGGCAAGTTATGAAAACCCCTACAGAGCCGGCCAAGACTCAGAATAAGCAAGAGGGAAACAAGTCTCGGTATCCAGTGAAGCAGCCGGTTGTAGACAAAGAGGGCTTTAGGGATGTGGATCGCAAGAAAGCGGCTAGGAAATTAGGGTTTCCTGTTAATAAACAGAAGCAGAAATTTGAATACCGGCCGATAGGTTCCAAGTCGCAAGGTGGGGCTTCTACATCGGGTCAGTCATCTAGTGTCAAAACGCATAATCCATTTGATGTTTTAGGGGATCAGGATAACAATGTGGGTAAAACTGGTGAAGCTAAACATGATCAGCAGGACTCGGAGGAAGAGGAGGTTATTGAAAGCTATAATGAAACTAATGCGTTTATGACCTCGGGTTCATTTCCTGTATcatcgaaagcaggggcaagcacctcgtCCACGAAGTTCTCCAATGGATAG
- the LOC110914561 gene encoding uncharacterized protein LOC110914561, translated as MNREIAKARERVRVYYLQTTVAELIDADGNWRWPQAWYDLFPVLINVMVPPLVPGSDDRLGWKNVEGKIVHFNSWEAWNNLRVRDNKVAWVNMVWYGQCIPRHSFHFWLVLKNKLKTQDRLAVWEAGSETNLRLMCCPLCNYGRDSRDHLFFQCSYAAKIWNIVKKRIDMGNVNDNWSSIMAWIEQNAASKKLEHIVCKLVVAASTYFIWQERNNRLFSNIQRKEETVAQVILDMVRLRIMGFKIERDVNHRKLLETWRIMEDDPG; from the coding sequence ATGAACAGGGAAATCGCCAAAGCTAGAGAGAGAGTTAGGGTTTATTATTTGCAGACTACTGTTGCGGAGCTTATAGATGCGGATGGTAATTGGAGGTGGCCTCAAGCATGGTATGATTTATTTCCGGTGCTCATAAATGTAATGGTTCCGCCTCTTGTTCCTGGTTCGGATGACAGGCTTGGATGGAAAAACGTGGAAGGAAAAATTGTGCATTTTAACTCTTGGGAAGCTTGGAATAACCTTCGGGTTAGGGATAACAAGGTGGCTTGGGTGAATATGGTTTGGTATGGCCAATGCATTCCAAGACACTCGTTTCATTTTTGGTTGGTTTTAAAAAATAAGTTGAAGACTCAGGATAGGTTGGCGGTATGGGAAGCGGGGAGTGAGACAAATTTACGTCTTATGTGTTGTCCCCTTTGTAACTATGGACGAGACTCTAGAGATCACTTATTCTTTCAATGCTCTTATGCGGCTAAGATATGGAACATTGTCAAGAAAAGGATCGATATGGGGAATGTAAACGACAATTGGAGCTCAATAATGGCGTGGATAGAGCAGAATGCTGCTTCTAAGAAGCTGGAACACATTGTTTGTAAGCTTGTTGTTGCGGCTTCTACATACTTCATATGGCAAGAAAGGAATAACCGGCTGTTTTCAAACATTCAAAGGAAGGAAGAGACGGTGGCACAAGTTATTCTCGATATGGTGCGGCTTCGTATAATGGGCTTCAAGATCGAACGAGACGTTAACCATAGGAAGCTTTTGGAAACATGGAGAATAATGGAAGACGACCCGGGCTGA
- the LOC110914560 gene encoding uncharacterized protein LOC110914560: MRPLTRKHVWSELGDGASTSAWFDFWCDLGPLGEFLTPRTITDADFRLDDSVANIYSHGSWNWPMAWRDTYPVLIQLDEVQLNPTKHDKLLWKDDSDLDEFSSSRVWNSVRYKEPEINWCNIVWFSQCIPRHAFMMWLVIKGKLLTQDKILNWDLSRRKNMNMMCCLLCFENFDSHPHLFFECKYSTQVWFIVRQRVAMMPISPKWRDVVDWLLVRARSKSALIYVAKLIVAASTYFIWQERNARLFKNQLRPPEQLSEIIINTVTYKLMGAKLKNTASVRKLLQEWEIHGVVVDDAGG, from the coding sequence ATGCGTCCTCTTACAAggaaacatgtttggtcggagcTAGGAGATGGTGCTTCGACTTCAGCCTGGTTCGATTTCTGGTGTGACCTGGGACCGCTCGGTGAGTTTCTAACACCTAGAACCATTACCGATGCGGACTTTAGGCTGGATGATTCGGTGGCTAATATCTACTCTCATGGTTCTTGGAATTGGCCTATGGCTTGGAGAGATACTTATCCGGTGTTAATTCAATTAGACGAAGTTCAATTAAATCCGACAAAGCATGATAAATTATTATGGAAGGATGATAGTGATCTAGATGAATTCTCTTCCTCGCGTGTGTGGAATTCGGTGAGGTATAAGGAACCGGAAATTAATTGGTGTAATATCGTGTGGTTTTCACAATGTATTCCTCGGCATGCGTTTATGATGTGGTTGGTTATTAAAGGTAAACTCCTAACTCAAGACAAAATTCTAAATTGGGATTTATCGAGACGGAAGAACATGAACATGATGTGTTGCCTGTTGTGCTTCGAGAATTTTGACTCGCATCCTCACCTGTTTTTTGAATGTAAGTATTCGACTCAAGTTTGGTTTATAGTGAGGCAGAGGGTGGCCATGATGCCTATTTCACCGAAATGGAGGGATGTTGTCGACTGGTTACTGGTCCGTGCTAGATCAAAGTCGGCTCTGATTTATGTTGCTAAACTCATAGTTGCGGCATCTACTTACTTCATTTGGCAAGAAAGGAATGCTCGGTTATTCAAAAATCAGTTGAGGCCTCCGGAGCAGCTTAGTGAGATTATAATAAACACGGTAACATACAAGTTGATGGGAGCAAAACTGAAAAACACGGCTAGTGTGCGGAAACTTCTTCAAGAGTGGGAGATTCATGGGGTTGTCGTCGATGATGCTGGCGGTTGA